The DNA window GAAAGGACGAGTAGGATTTTCATGCCAGCCCCATCAGCAGCAGTCCAACCAGTCCCAGCCCGGCCCACACCGCGCCGACAATCGCCAGTCGGGAGAACTTCGCATCCACGCGCGGCGGCAGCGTCGGCCGCTCAGATCTGGCAGCAGCCGAGGCATCAACCTTGGCTCCCTCGCCTTGTTCGATCACGTGGCACCGGATCCAGCGGCAGCGCGAGCACCAGCCGAGCGTCCAGTTGCGCCCCTTGCCGAGGAGACGCACGCCGTACTTGCCCCAAGGCTCAGTCAAACCACACGTCTTGCAGCGGATGACCCAGCCCGGCGCGCGGCGTTCGTACGTTTCCTGTTGCTGCTGTTTCGCATCCAGCGTCTGGGACCCTGGCCGTTGGCCGGGCGTGGGGGCTTGATCGGCTGGGGCGTCGGGCGCGGCGGAGGTCTGGACGATGGTTTCGACATCCTGCTTGACCTGGCTGACCTGCTGATACCGCAGGGTCGGCTCGCGCTGCAGGGCGCGCAGGACGACTTCGTCCAGCCGCACATCGATGTGTACCTTGCGCGACGGCGGGGGGAACTTCTCGCTGCCCTTGGGCAACTCGCCGGTGAGCATCTGGTAGAAGACCACGCCCAGGGAGTAGATGTCGGCCCGATGGTCGACCTCGCCCGGGCGCTGCATCTGCTCGGGGGCCATGTACCGCGGCGTGCCCATGACGTGTCGTGTGGCATGGGCGTCTCGCCCATGCTCTTGCCGTGTGGCACGGGCGTCCCGCCCGTGCTCCCCGTCTTCTTGCCCCTCCACGGGCGGGACGCCCGTGGGACGCATGGGCGAGACGCCCATGCCACTGGAAACAAGCTTGGCCAGGCCGAAGTCGGCGATCTTCACCTGGCCGGTCCGGCTCATCAGGATGTTCTCGGGCTTGATGTCGCGATGCACGATCCCGCGGTCGTGGGCGTACTGCAGGGCGTCGCAGATCTGCGGCACGATCGCCAGGGCCTCGCGCGGGCCGGTGGTGCCGGCGTCGAGAATCTGCCGCAGGCTCAGGCCGTCGACGTACTCCATGATGAAGAAGTACAGATCTCCCGGCTGGCCGCCTGCGGTGAGGGGCCTCGAACCGAAGCTGTGGATCGTGACGATGTTGGGGTGGCTCAGGCGCGCCATCGCCTGGGCCTCACGGGCGAACCGCTGGGCGAAACTTTCCTGGCGGCCGATCTGCGGGGGCAAAATCTTCAGGGCCACCAGGCGGTCGAGGTCTTTCTGGCGGGCCTTGTAGACGGCCCCCATTCCGCCGCGCCCGATCAACTCGATGATGTCCAGTTCCGCAAACGCTTCAGCGAGTTCCTCCGGCTGCGGCGGCGACCAGCCGTTCTTCGCCCCCTGCTGATCATCGCCCGTAAACCCCTGCGTGTTGGTCTCGAGCCCGCGCTTGAGCAGGCACGCCGGGCACAGCCCGCCGGGCGTTTCACCCGTCAGAGCCTTGCCGCACTGCGGACATGTATTCGATTCAGCCATAAGTCCGTAGCATGGGCATCTTGCCCATGAGTTGCACGGGCGTCTCGCCCGTGCTCCTTCTTCTTCCCCTCGGGCAGGATGCCCGTGGAACTCACGGGCGAGACGCCCGTGCTACTTAACAGAGACGCATCAGCGGCCGGAATGTTACAGACAATCCAGCAGATGGGAGATTTCCTCCTCCACCTGTTCGGGCGTCTCGACCGTCTGGGCGATCTGGGACCGCAGCAGGTCTCGGTAGCGCCGCCGCAGACGATGCACGGCCACTCGGACGGTGCCCTCGGGCCAGCCCAGCCGCCCCGCTGCCGCGGAGTAATCGGCCTTTTCCCGATCGGCAGTCAGGAACGATTCAACTGTGGCGTACAGTTCGGCTTTGCCGGCGGCCGTGTATTCCTCCCGCAGGCGGGCAAGCGCCTGGTCGAGCACCGTCAGGGCCCATCGGCGGTCGAACAGGCGCTCGGGCGTCATGGATTCTACCGGCTCGAGCCGGTAGCGTGCCTCAGCGTCGCCGGAATCGAGGGGGATGATCTTCTTTCCGCCGCCGCGTTTGATCGCCCGCTGCATCGCGCGCTGGTTGGACATGTAGTGCCCTATGGCCGCCAGCAGGAACGAGCGGAACCTGCCCTTGGAACGATCCACCTGTGCCAGGAAGTCCTTCTCCAGCAGGCGGGCGAAGAAGCCCTGCACGAAATCCTCAGCCGAGTCGGCCGACTCGCCGCTGCGGCGGACGAAGGCGTAGAGCGGGAACCAGTAGGCCTGGGCGAGTTCCTCCAGAGCGCGCCGGCGACTGGACAGCGAGGCGTCTCCTTGCGCCGCCACGACGACGCTCCAGCGCGTCGCGGCAAACCGCGCCCTGCCGGCCGCGGGCCTATCCGTCGAAGATGTCGTCCCATCGCAACGTGTCACGACAGGCGTTATATCGCCCCGGACAACCGCTTTCAACCGGCGGTTCGCCGAAGAGCGGTGCTTGCCAGGCGGTTGGGCGCCTTATGCCCCGGCGATTCTTGGCATGGGCATATGTTCGTACTGCATCGTTGCCTGGAGGAACCGCTGGAGGAGTTGTGACTTGACCGGCGCGGCGGCAGGGTCGGACCAGAGGTTGTTCAGTTCGGCGGGGTCTTCCTGCAGGTCAAAGAGTTCCCCTTCGTCGCCGCGGGCGTAGACCGTGATCTTGTAGCGATCTTCGACGTACGTGCGCATGTGGAAATGCCGCCGCCCGTGGTGGTTCTCCGTTATCGACCACGTGCGAACCGCCCCGGCGCCTTGCCAGGCGGGCAACTGGTTCACGCCGGTCATCGCTTCGGGCACATCCAGACCCGCGGCCGCCAGGAAGGTGGGGGAATAATCCACCAGGTTCTGCAGGGCGGAACTGACGCGGGCGGCGGGGATTCGTCCCGGCCAGCGGGCAATCATCGGCACGCGGATCAGGTCTTCATAGTGATGAATGGCCTTGGCGGTCAGACCGTGCTGACCGAGAAAATGACCGTGGTCGGTGGTGAAAACCACCAGCGTATTTTCGGTCAGGCCCAGCGCATCCAGCGTGGCCAGCAGTTCGCCGATGCACGCGTCCATGAAGCTGACCATGCCGTAGTAGACGGCCATCTGCCGCTGGAGCGTTTGGCGGTCGACGAGATGGCTGTGGCCGCCATGCACCCACGCGTCGCCGAAGGCCTGGAAGTCCGGATCGTGCTGTTGAGTCATCGCGAAGTGGCGGGGGTTTCGGTCGTGCTCGCCGGGCGTCAGCGCGCCGGGGGCCATGTCCTGCGGGCGATACATGCTCGCCCAGGGCTTGGGAACGACGTATGGCGGGTGGGGGTCGAAGTGGTTGACGGACAGGAAGAACGGCCGCCCCCGGTCCTGCGCGCGATGGATCGCCTCGACGGACCGCTGCGTAATCCAGCGATTGTAGTGGAACCGCTCCGGCAGGGTCCAATGTCCGTCGCGGTCGAAGCTGCCGCGCCGGGCGACGTTGACGGGATAGGAGTCGAAGTAGTCGGCCCAATTCTCCAGGCCTTGCTCCTGCATCCAGAGGGCGTAATGCCCGCCGACGTGCGATTCGGTGCCGTGCATGCGGGCGGTTTCGAGGTGCTCGAAGCCGTACCAGGGCCCGTGAAAATTCCTCCAGAAATCCAGGTCGCGCAGGGTCGGCTGGCACTCGATCGACTCCCATGGCGGCCGGCTGGCCAGGGGCTGAAAATGCGCCTTGCCGATCAGGGCCGTGTCATAGTCCGCGCCTTTCAGCGCCTCGCCTACGGTTGGCACGCTTTGGGGCAGTTTCGTCCCCAGTGCCCATGCCCCGTGCTGCGAGGGGTAGAGCCCGGTAATGAGGCTGGCCCGCGTGGGTGTGCAGGTGGGATTGGGGCAATACGCCCGGTCGAACCGCGTGCCCTCGGCGCAGAGGCGGTCCAGCGCGGGTGTACGGATCCGCTCATTGACCGCGCCCAGCGTGCCAAAGTGCTGCTGGTCGGAAAGGATCAAAAGGATGTTCGGTGCGGTGGAACCCATTTGCTCGCTAACTGGTCAACTGGTTGAAAGATGACATTCTATTACCGCATCATCCCCCAGTCCAATCAACCCGCTAACGAGCCACAGCGCGGGGTGCGGGCTGCAATCGCAGAACGATGAGGCGGGCATGTAGAACAGAATCTCGACTATATGGGTCCGCGCATACCACAACCGGGGGCCAGATGCCGAAACCGCTGTGAAAAGTACAACAAAGTGCAAGGAAAGGTAATTATGGTACAGGCCGTACCGCTTTAATGGACAATTCGTTCCCTCGTCAGTGCGTCAGTAGAAACCGTCGACGTTCTGGGGCTGTGATTTCGATCTCGATTTGCCAGCGCCGCTGAGGCAGGTACTGTCCGGCTCGCTCGGCCCATTCGATGATGACTACGCCTTCGGCGAGCATTTCTTCGACGGCCAGATCGACGAACTCTTCCGGGCCGCCGAGGCGGTAGAGGTCGAGGTGATAGACCGGCAGGCGGCCGGAGTATTCGTGGACGATCACGTAGGTCGGGCTGCAGACGACGCGGGTGTCGGCCACGCCCAGGCCTGCGGCCAGGCCGCGCACCAGGGCGGTCTTGCCGGCGCCGAGGGGACCGATCAGGGCTACGCAGTCGCCTTTGGTGAATCGCGCGGCAAGCTCTGCGCCCAGGGCCTGCGTGGCCTCGACGCTATCAGTGGTGAAGACTTCTTCTCGCGCGCGGGCGTTCATGTGCTGTGCTGCCAGCCTTTGGGTTGCAGAAGCGTGCGGCCGCCGTCGGGGGCGATCAACACCACCTCGGGAGCCATGGTGATCGTGCCGACCCGCGTGGCGCTCGTGCCGGCGGCGCCTTGAGCTACCAGGGCCGCGGCCTGACCTGCCGGCAGCGTGAAGAGCAGTTCGTAATCTTCGCCGTCAGACAGGGCGCCGTCGAGGGTGCTGTCGGAGGCCACGGGCATGTCGGCGGCCATGATCTCAGCGCCGAAATGCGAGGCCTTGCAGATGTGATGCAGATCGGCGGCCAAGCCGTCGGAGATGTCGATCATCGCGTGCAGGTCGCAGCGCCGGGCGATGTCGAGCCCCTCGGCGATGCGCGGAGTGAACGTCAGGTGCTTCTCGCCGCGCCACGAGCCGCCCAGGCTGCCGGTGACGCAGATGGCGTCGCCGGCCCGCGCTCCGCTGCGCAGCACGGCCCCGTGCGGACCTGGGCGGCCGATGATCGTCACGCTGATGGCCATCTTGTCCGCCCACGAACCGACGTCTCCGCCCACCAGCGGGCAGTTGAACGCGTCGCCCGCCTCGCGCAGGCCGGCGTAGATCGCCTGGCAGTCCAGTTCGCTCATCCCCCGCGGCAGGGCCACGGAGGCGACCGCGGCCGTGGGCACGCCCGCCATCGCCGCGATGTCCGAAAGGTTCCGCGCCATGGCCTTGCGACCTGCCGCCATAGGCCCGTCGCGGTCGAGCATAAAATGCACGCCGTCGAGTACCTGATCGACGGTGATGAGCACATCATGCCCGCCGATCTTAACGACCGCGCAGTCGTCTCCCGGCCCGACGGGCACCACGCCGGAGTCAAACCGGCTGCGCCCATAAATCCACTCGATGAAATCCAGTTCTCGCATGCTCTATTATCGGAAGAGCTTTTCGAATTCCGGCAATGTCAGCCCAGCCTGCTTGATTATCTTGCCCAAGGTCTTCTTCCGTGTCATTGGATGTCGCGGCACAGCCACGATACCCGGAAAGTTCGGATGAACAAGTATATGGTGCCCACCTCCGGGGCTTGTTGCCCGAAGAGACCATCCCGCTCGTTCGAGCGCCTTCAGGACACGATTAGTTGGACGGGGCACAAGCTTGGGCACGGGTGTTCCTCATGCCCGTATGCGCTTGCGCTGCTGCGGTTTCATCGAGACGTGAATGCCTTGCCGCTTCAGATCCTCGTGCGCCTCAAGCCACCCTTCAATCGCATCTTTGGCGTTGGCAAGCGTCTCCTGTAATGTATCGCCATCGGTAATACATCCTGGCAATCCGGCCACCGTGGCAACATAGCCTCCCTCATCAACGTCCGCTTCAACTTCCACCTGATAGGAAAAATCCCCCACAGCCACTTCTTCCACGCGGTGAACACTCATGGCAATGACTTTCCGACGCAGATCATGCTCAAGACCCGCAATGTCCACAAGATGAGAGAAGCGGTATTGGCCGGGACTCATGACTGTATCCATCAGATTGCTCTTGTCAGTTACCAAATGGATCGTGTCCGGGCTGCTGATCAGCCTGCAAAATCCCAACGGTTGGATAATTTCCGGCAGCTTCTTCCGGAGGAACTGGACGCACTTGCCAACACGCTGGAGAGTGAGGCCTTCGTCAAGAAATTGCTTAACCGTCTGGAGCGCCAGCAAGTCTTTGTATGAAAAAAGCCGCCGCGAACCTTTGCCCATCGCAGAGCGAATGGAAGGTTTCACCAAGCCTATCTTGTCCCAATACCTAATTTGCCTCGGCGTCGCCTCTATGATCTGGCTTGCCTGACTTGTATTGAATGCCTCTCTTGATACGTCAATTGTCTTCATGAGCGTGTCCTTGTAATGACATTAATGTCATTATAAAGACAGGGTCAGTAGTGGCCAACACATTTCTGCAAATTATCGCAGTCGCCCCTTCCAGAACTTGAGTTGCTGGCGTAGTTGCTTTGCGCCGGCGGCGCCGGTTGGGCTATAACGCGATACAACGTTGGCGGCGCCCAGATGGGCCTGCACGTCGGACGTCACCTGCGGGCAGGCTTCCTGCAGCGTTTCCAGCGGGAGCTGCGCGAGCGTCACGCCCTGCTGTTCAGCGCGGGCGACGAGGCGGCCGACGATGCCGTGGGCCTGGCGGAAGGGCACGCCCTTGCCGACGAGGTATTCGGCCAGCGACGTCGCGTCGAGGAATCCGGCTTCGAGATCGCGAGCGATTCGGTCGGCGTTGAAGGTCGTCGTCGAGACCACCCCTGCCGCGACGGCCAAGGCCTGCTTCATCGCCGCGACGCTGGCGAAGGCGAATCGCTTGTCATCCTGCAGGTCGCGGTTGTACGCCAGGGGCAGGCCCTTGAGCAGCGTGAGCATGCCGGCGAGGTTGCCAATCGCCGTGGCGGCCTTGCCTCGGATGAGCTCGAGCGTGTCGGCGTTCTTCTTCTGGGGCATCATCGAGCTGCTGGTGCAGTACGCGTCGGCCAGCGTGATGAACCCGAACTCGGTGGTCGAGTAGACGATCCAGTCCTCGGCCCATCGCGACAGGTGTACGGCCAGCAGCGCACAGTCGAAGCAGAGTTCCGCGAGAAAGTCGCGGTCGCTGGTGGCGTCGATGCTGTTGCGGCTGACGGCCGCGAAGCCCAGCAGCTCAGCCGTCCGCGCGCGGTTGAGCGGCAGGCTCGTGCCGGCCACCGCCCCGCTGCCCAGCGGGCAGACGTCGATCCGAACCCGCGCGTCGGCCAGGCGATCGGCGTCGCGCTGGAGCATCTCGACGTACGCCAGCAGCGCGTGGCCGGCCACGATCGGCTGGGCCCGCTGCAGGTGCGTGTAGGCGGG is part of the Planctomycetaceae bacterium genome and encodes:
- a CDS encoding sulfatase-like hydrolase/transferase — translated: MGSTAPNILLILSDQQHFGTLGAVNERIRTPALDRLCAEGTRFDRAYCPNPTCTPTRASLITGLYPSQHGAWALGTKLPQSVPTVGEALKGADYDTALIGKAHFQPLASRPPWESIECQPTLRDLDFWRNFHGPWYGFEHLETARMHGTESHVGGHYALWMQEQGLENWADYFDSYPVNVARRGSFDRDGHWTLPERFHYNRWITQRSVEAIHRAQDRGRPFFLSVNHFDPHPPYVVPKPWASMYRPQDMAPGALTPGEHDRNPRHFAMTQQHDPDFQAFGDAWVHGGHSHLVDRQTLQRQMAVYYGMVSFMDACIGELLATLDALGLTENTLVVFTTDHGHFLGQHGLTAKAIHHYEDLIRVPMIARWPGRIPAARVSSALQNLVDYSPTFLAAAGLDVPEAMTGVNQLPAWQGAGAVRTWSITENHHGRRHFHMRTYVEDRYKITVYARGDEGELFDLQEDPAELNNLWSDPAAAPVKSQLLQRFLQATMQYEHMPMPRIAGA
- a CDS encoding serine/threonine-protein kinase, which produces MAESNTCPQCGKALTGETPGGLCPACLLKRGLETNTQGFTGDDQQGAKNGWSPPQPEELAEAFAELDIIELIGRGGMGAVYKARQKDLDRLVALKILPPQIGRQESFAQRFAREAQAMARLSHPNIVTIHSFGSRPLTAGGQPGDLYFFIMEYVDGLSLRQILDAGTTGPREALAIVPQICDALQYAHDRGIVHRDIKPENILMSRTGQVKIADFGLAKLVSSGMGVSPMRPTGVPPVEGQEDGEHGRDARATRQEHGRDAHATRHVMGTPRYMAPEQMQRPGEVDHRADIYSLGVVFYQMLTGELPKGSEKFPPPSRKVHIDVRLDEVVLRALQREPTLRYQQVSQVKQDVETIVQTSAAPDAPADQAPTPGQRPGSQTLDAKQQQQETYERRAPGWVIRCKTCGLTEPWGKYGVRLLGKGRNWTLGWCSRCRWIRCHVIEQGEGAKVDASAAARSERPTLPPRVDAKFSRLAIVGAVWAGLGLVGLLLMGLA
- a CDS encoding MerR family transcriptional regulator: MKTIDVSREAFNTSQASQIIEATPRQIRYWDKIGLVKPSIRSAMGKGSRRLFSYKDLLALQTVKQFLDEGLTLQRVGKCVQFLRKKLPEIIQPLGFCRLISSPDTIHLVTDKSNLMDTVMSPGQYRFSHLVDIAGLEHDLRRKVIAMSVHRVEEVAVGDFSYQVEVEADVDEGGYVATVAGLPGCITDGDTLQETLANAKDAIEGWLEAHEDLKRQGIHVSMKPQQRKRIRA
- a CDS encoding thiamine-phosphate kinase, with the protein product MRELDFIEWIYGRSRFDSGVVPVGPGDDCAVVKIGGHDVLITVDQVLDGVHFMLDRDGPMAAGRKAMARNLSDIAAMAGVPTAAVASVALPRGMSELDCQAIYAGLREAGDAFNCPLVGGDVGSWADKMAISVTIIGRPGPHGAVLRSGARAGDAICVTGSLGGSWRGEKHLTFTPRIAEGLDIARRCDLHAMIDISDGLAADLHHICKASHFGAEIMAADMPVASDSTLDGALSDGEDYELLFTLPAGQAAALVAQGAAGTSATRVGTITMAPEVVLIAPDGGRTLLQPKGWQHST
- the tsaE gene encoding tRNA (adenosine(37)-N6)-threonylcarbamoyltransferase complex ATPase subunit type 1 TsaE, which produces MNARAREEVFTTDSVEATQALGAELAARFTKGDCVALIGPLGAGKTALVRGLAAGLGVADTRVVCSPTYVIVHEYSGRLPVYHLDLYRLGGPEEFVDLAVEEMLAEGVVIIEWAERAGQYLPQRRWQIEIEITAPERRRFLLTH
- a CDS encoding sigma-70 family RNA polymerase sigma factor, translating into MAAQGDASLSSRRRALEELAQAYWFPLYAFVRRSGESADSAEDFVQGFFARLLEKDFLAQVDRSKGRFRSFLLAAIGHYMSNQRAMQRAIKRGGGKKIIPLDSGDAEARYRLEPVESMTPERLFDRRWALTVLDQALARLREEYTAAGKAELYATVESFLTADREKADYSAAAGRLGWPEGTVRVAVHRLRRRYRDLLRSQIAQTVETPEQVEEEISHLLDCL
- the argH gene encoding argininosuccinate lyase produces the protein MAAKKDKSQDGSKSWQARLTAQADAVTAQFVASLDVDHDLWPYDIVGSIAHAQMLSEVGLISEGEFRQIRRGLKSIAKAIAGRQLPMSIELEDIHMVIEKALIDRIGAAGAKLHTGRSRNDQVALDLRLWARDAVDDIASAITKLQKALVTLADKQGDIVMPAYTHLQRAQPIVAGHALLAYVEMLQRDADRLADARVRIDVCPLGSGAVAGTSLPLNRARTAELLGFAAVSRNSIDATSDRDFLAELCFDCALLAVHLSRWAEDWIVYSTTEFGFITLADAYCTSSSMMPQKKNADTLELIRGKAATAIGNLAGMLTLLKGLPLAYNRDLQDDKRFAFASVAAMKQALAVAAGVVSTTTFNADRIARDLEAGFLDATSLAEYLVGKGVPFRQAHGIVGRLVARAEQQGVTLAQLPLETLQEACPQVTSDVQAHLGAANVVSRYSPTGAAGAKQLRQQLKFWKGRLR
- a CDS encoding type II toxin-antitoxin system HicA family toxin, translated to MPKLVPRPTNRVLKALERAGWSLRATSPGGGHHILVHPNFPGIVAVPRHPMTRKKTLGKIIKQAGLTLPEFEKLFR